A single genomic interval of Helicoverpa zea isolate HzStark_Cry1AcR chromosome 19, ilHelZeax1.1, whole genome shotgun sequence harbors:
- the LOC124639816 gene encoding uncharacterized protein LOC124639816 — MNSCEFFNNLDPGGPMMTRKRFKELSLEATVYQEATNLMPPLDPPQPPPMPTESVSASEPSNNFIRSQCLSVVFPARLRTERRGKRNTYVFAGKAARQRATRKRLSKKDL, encoded by the exons ATGAATAGTTGTGAATTCTTCAATAATTTGGACCCTGGTGGACCAATGATGACAAGGAAACGGTTTAAGG AGCTGTCGCTGGAAGCGACAGTCTACCAAGAGGCGACGAACCTGATGCCTCCTCTCGACCCCCCTCAGCCCCCTCCGATGCCAACTGAATCAGTTTCCGCCTCCGAGccatcaaataattttataagaagCCAATGTCTAAGTGTTGTGTTTCCTGCGCGTTTGCGCACGGAAAGGCGCGGTAAACGTAACACGTATGTATTTGCTGGGAAAGCTGCACGTCAAAGGGCGACCAGGAAAAGGCTATCAAAGAAAGACCTCTGA